A window from Brachyhypopomus gauderio isolate BG-103 chromosome 6, BGAUD_0.2, whole genome shotgun sequence encodes these proteins:
- the sp4 gene encoding transcription factor Sp4 isoform X3, which yields MSDHQTGAMATDGGRSGGGDRGSKGKTSGLQDAQPSPLALLAATCSKIGGVGGEGQAGTQQQLLIDPSQGLVQLQNTSQQLELLPAQFTGNGWQIIAAPPINAGAATKDGVQVSGAATGASVVAVDSTPGRKVKSSANSATVGQSQQQFQIIQVQNMPNSTGGIQYQVIPHIQTADGQQIQINPGNPAALSVQPEQIQLIPAGNNQAILATPPRAASANIVTQNVTGQTIPLQIRPSFPLQLQTIQGTQAPVVTTLPINIGGVTLALPVINNVATGGGSVQLVQSGDGSITNGSQLIATTVAGPVGGVDSVGVATSTLGGGDSTGGPSSDGQSSLDAEKDLRGQPGEGDAQGASHANGLQALPDQQQASQVQQFHIVGHPVLQQIQIQQPQQQAQQQQLVQGSIQLQPGQTLQPVQGGVQLQAFQNPAQVLIRAPALTPTGQISWQTVQVQNTGVPQQLTLAPVASNAGGGGAFAQIAPLTLGGAPITLNTAQLTSGTGVQTVNITGLGTTGMQGVQVQGMPLTITGVQGQQQGQEGMKVQPTPLTVTVGNLANATLNAVSPEQMVSAQSPSEQEGQPGKRLRRVACSCPNCRDSEGRNNSDPSKKKQHVCHMEGCGKVYGKTSHLRAHLRWHTGERPFVCNWIFCGKRFTRSDELQRHRRTHTGEKRFECPECSKRFMRSDHLSKHIKTHQKKGGAALAILTTEDMEDEVEEALGSPRIVTVASLSQDSNPATPTTSNNLEEEYE from the exons ATGAGTG ATCACCAGACAGGAGCCATGGCGACAGACGGGGGCAGATCAGGTGGAGGTGACAGGGGCAGTAAAGGCAAAACTTCAGGACTGCAG GACGCGCAGCCATCACCTCTCGCGCTGCTCGCTGCCACATGCAGTAAAATAGGCGGCGTGGGCGGGGAGGGCCAGGCCGGCACGCAGCAGCAGCTCCTCATCGACCCCAGCCAGGGCCTGGTTCAGCTCCAGAACACCTCCCAGCAGCTGGAGCTGCTCCCCGCGCAGTTCACGGGGAACGGCTGGCAGATCATCGCAGCTCCTCCCATCAACGCCGGCGCTGCCACCAAAGACGGCGTGCAGGTGTCCGGCGCGGCGACGGGCGCCAGCGTGGTCGCCGTTGACAGCACGCCGGGGCGAAAGGTCAAGTCGTCGGCGAACAGCGCGACCGTCGGGCAGTCGCAGCAGCAATTTCAGATCATCCAGGTTCAGAACATGCCAAACTCGACAGGTGGCATCCAGTATCAGGTGATTCCGCACATACAGACTGCCGACGGTCAGCAGATCCAGATAAACCCGGGCAACCCCGCGGCCTTAAGCGTCCAGCCGGAGCAGATTCAGCTCATTCCTGCTGGGAACAACCAAGCCATTCTGGCCACCCCACCGAGGGCGGCCTCCGCCAACATCGTCACACAGAACGTGACGGGCCAGACCATCCCGCTGCAGATCCGCCCGTCCTTTCCGCTCCAGCTGCAGACCATCCAGGGCACCCAGGCCCCCGTGGTGACTACGTTACCCATAAACATCGGCGGCGTGACCCTTGCCCTGCCCGTCATCAACAACGTAGCCACAGGCGGCGGATCCGTGCAGCTGGTGCAGTCGGGCGACGGCAGCATCACCAACGGCAGCCAGCTCATAGCGACCACGGTCGCCGGCCCGGTGGGTGGGGTGGATTCTGTGGGCGTGGCCACCAGCACGTTGGGGGGCGGGGACTCCACGGGCGGGCCGTCCTCCGACGGCCAGTCGTCTTTGGACGCGGAGAAGGACCTGCGCGGGCAGCCGGGCGAGGGAGACGCTCAGGGCGCGTCTCACGCCAACGGCCTGCAGGCGTTGCCCGATCAGCAACAGGCCTCCCAGGTGCAGCAGTTTCACATCGTGGGTCACCCGGTGCTGCAGCAGATCCAGATCCAACAGCCCCAGCAGCAGGCCCAGCAGCAGCAGCTGGTCCAGGGCTCCATCCAGCTCCAGCCGGGCCAGACCCTGCAGCCCGTCCAGGGCGGCGTCCAGCTGCAGGCCTTTCAGAACCCGGCGCAGGTGCTGATCCGGGCGCCTGCACTCACGCCCACCGGACAGATCAGCTGGCAGACGGTACAGGTGCAGAACACCGGCGTGCCCCAGCAGCTCACGCTCGCCCCGGTGGCGTCCAACGCTGGGGGTGGGGGCGCGTTCGCGCAGATCGCCCCTCTCACTCTAGGGGGCGCTCCCATCACACTCAACACGGCCCAGCTCACCTCCGGCACGGGCGTGCAGACCGTAAACATTACCGGCTTGGGCACCACCGGGATGCAGGGTGTCCAGGTTCAAGGGATGCCCCTCACTATCACAGGGGTACAAG GTCAGCAGCAAGGTCAGGAAGGGATGAAGGTGCAGCCAACCCCATTGACCGTCACGGTGGGCAACCTGGCCAACGCCACACTGAACGCAGTGAGCCCGGAGCAGATGGTCTCCGCACAAAGCCCCTCGGAGCAGGAGGGCCAGCCAGGCAAACGTCTCCGTAGGGTGGCCTGCTCCTGTCCTAACTGCAGGGATAGCGAGGGGAG GAACAACAGCGACCCGTCGAAGAAGAAGCAGCACGTGTGTCACATGGAGGGCTGCGGGAAGGTGTACGGCAAGACCTCTCACCTGCGGGCTCACCTGCGCTGGCACACGGGCGAGAGGCCTTTCGTCTGCAACTGGATCTTCTGCGGGAAGCGATTCACCAGGAGCGACGAGCTACAGCGGCACCGCCGGAcgcacacag GCGAGAAGAGGTTCGAGTGTCCGGAATGTTCCAAAAGATTCATGAGAAGCGACCACCTGTCGAAGCACATCAAGACACACCAGAAGAAAGGAGGAGCTGCCCTGGCCATCCTCACCACCGAGGACATGGAGGATGAGGTGGAGGAGGCCCTGGGCTCACCAAGGATCGTCACCGTGGCATCGCTCTCCCAGGATTCCAAcccggccacgcccaccacgTCTAACAACCTAGAGGAGGAGTATGAGTAG
- the sp4 gene encoding transcription factor Sp4 isoform X1 — protein MGFIFADHQTGAMATDGGRSGGGDRGSKGKTSGLQDAQPSPLALLAATCSKIGGVGGEGQAGTQQQLLIDPSQGLVQLQNTSQQLELLPAQFTGNGWQIIAAPPINAGAATKDGVQVSGAATGASVVAVDSTPGRKVKSSANSATVGQSQQQFQIIQVQNMPNSTGGIQYQVIPHIQTADGQQIQINPGNPAALSVQPEQIQLIPAGNNQAILATPPRAASANIVTQNVTGQTIPLQIRPSFPLQLQTIQGTQAPVVTTLPINIGGVTLALPVINNVATGGGSVQLVQSGDGSITNGSQLIATTVAGPVGGVDSVGVATSTLGGGDSTGGPSSDGQSSLDAEKDLRGQPGEGDAQGASHANGLQALPDQQQASQVQQFHIVGHPVLQQIQIQQPQQQAQQQQLVQGSIQLQPGQTLQPVQGGVQLQAFQNPAQVLIRAPALTPTGQISWQTVQVQNTGVPQQLTLAPVASNAGGGGAFAQIAPLTLGGAPITLNTAQLTSGTGVQTVNITGLGTTGMQGVQVQGMPLTITGVQGQQQGQEGMKVQPTPLTVTVGNLANATLNAVSPEQMVSAQSPSEQEGQPGKRLRRVACSCPNCRDSEGRNNSDPSKKKQHVCHMEGCGKVYGKTSHLRAHLRWHTGERPFVCNWIFCGKRFTRSDELQRHRRTHTGEKRFECPECSKRFMRSDHLSKHIKTHQKKGGAALAILTTEDMEDEVEEALGSPRIVTVASLSQDSNPATPTTSNNLEEEYE, from the exons ATGGGTTTCATCTTTGCAGATCACCAGACAGGAGCCATGGCGACAGACGGGGGCAGATCAGGTGGAGGTGACAGGGGCAGTAAAGGCAAAACTTCAGGACTGCAG GACGCGCAGCCATCACCTCTCGCGCTGCTCGCTGCCACATGCAGTAAAATAGGCGGCGTGGGCGGGGAGGGCCAGGCCGGCACGCAGCAGCAGCTCCTCATCGACCCCAGCCAGGGCCTGGTTCAGCTCCAGAACACCTCCCAGCAGCTGGAGCTGCTCCCCGCGCAGTTCACGGGGAACGGCTGGCAGATCATCGCAGCTCCTCCCATCAACGCCGGCGCTGCCACCAAAGACGGCGTGCAGGTGTCCGGCGCGGCGACGGGCGCCAGCGTGGTCGCCGTTGACAGCACGCCGGGGCGAAAGGTCAAGTCGTCGGCGAACAGCGCGACCGTCGGGCAGTCGCAGCAGCAATTTCAGATCATCCAGGTTCAGAACATGCCAAACTCGACAGGTGGCATCCAGTATCAGGTGATTCCGCACATACAGACTGCCGACGGTCAGCAGATCCAGATAAACCCGGGCAACCCCGCGGCCTTAAGCGTCCAGCCGGAGCAGATTCAGCTCATTCCTGCTGGGAACAACCAAGCCATTCTGGCCACCCCACCGAGGGCGGCCTCCGCCAACATCGTCACACAGAACGTGACGGGCCAGACCATCCCGCTGCAGATCCGCCCGTCCTTTCCGCTCCAGCTGCAGACCATCCAGGGCACCCAGGCCCCCGTGGTGACTACGTTACCCATAAACATCGGCGGCGTGACCCTTGCCCTGCCCGTCATCAACAACGTAGCCACAGGCGGCGGATCCGTGCAGCTGGTGCAGTCGGGCGACGGCAGCATCACCAACGGCAGCCAGCTCATAGCGACCACGGTCGCCGGCCCGGTGGGTGGGGTGGATTCTGTGGGCGTGGCCACCAGCACGTTGGGGGGCGGGGACTCCACGGGCGGGCCGTCCTCCGACGGCCAGTCGTCTTTGGACGCGGAGAAGGACCTGCGCGGGCAGCCGGGCGAGGGAGACGCTCAGGGCGCGTCTCACGCCAACGGCCTGCAGGCGTTGCCCGATCAGCAACAGGCCTCCCAGGTGCAGCAGTTTCACATCGTGGGTCACCCGGTGCTGCAGCAGATCCAGATCCAACAGCCCCAGCAGCAGGCCCAGCAGCAGCAGCTGGTCCAGGGCTCCATCCAGCTCCAGCCGGGCCAGACCCTGCAGCCCGTCCAGGGCGGCGTCCAGCTGCAGGCCTTTCAGAACCCGGCGCAGGTGCTGATCCGGGCGCCTGCACTCACGCCCACCGGACAGATCAGCTGGCAGACGGTACAGGTGCAGAACACCGGCGTGCCCCAGCAGCTCACGCTCGCCCCGGTGGCGTCCAACGCTGGGGGTGGGGGCGCGTTCGCGCAGATCGCCCCTCTCACTCTAGGGGGCGCTCCCATCACACTCAACACGGCCCAGCTCACCTCCGGCACGGGCGTGCAGACCGTAAACATTACCGGCTTGGGCACCACCGGGATGCAGGGTGTCCAGGTTCAAGGGATGCCCCTCACTATCACAGGGGTACAAG GTCAGCAGCAAGGTCAGGAAGGGATGAAGGTGCAGCCAACCCCATTGACCGTCACGGTGGGCAACCTGGCCAACGCCACACTGAACGCAGTGAGCCCGGAGCAGATGGTCTCCGCACAAAGCCCCTCGGAGCAGGAGGGCCAGCCAGGCAAACGTCTCCGTAGGGTGGCCTGCTCCTGTCCTAACTGCAGGGATAGCGAGGGGAG GAACAACAGCGACCCGTCGAAGAAGAAGCAGCACGTGTGTCACATGGAGGGCTGCGGGAAGGTGTACGGCAAGACCTCTCACCTGCGGGCTCACCTGCGCTGGCACACGGGCGAGAGGCCTTTCGTCTGCAACTGGATCTTCTGCGGGAAGCGATTCACCAGGAGCGACGAGCTACAGCGGCACCGCCGGAcgcacacag GCGAGAAGAGGTTCGAGTGTCCGGAATGTTCCAAAAGATTCATGAGAAGCGACCACCTGTCGAAGCACATCAAGACACACCAGAAGAAAGGAGGAGCTGCCCTGGCCATCCTCACCACCGAGGACATGGAGGATGAGGTGGAGGAGGCCCTGGGCTCACCAAGGATCGTCACCGTGGCATCGCTCTCCCAGGATTCCAAcccggccacgcccaccacgTCTAACAACCTAGAGGAGGAGTATGAGTAG
- the sp4 gene encoding transcription factor Sp4 isoform X2 — protein sequence MGFIFADHQTGAMATDGGRSGGGDRGSKGKTSGLQDAQPSPLALLAATCSKIGGVGGEGQAGTQQQLLIDPSQGLVQLQNTSQQLELLPAQFTGNGWQIIAAPPINAGAATKDGVQVSGAATGASVVAVDSTPGRKVKSSANSATVGQSQQQFQIIQVQNMPNSTGGIQYQVIPHIQTADGQQIQINPGNPAALSVQPEQIQLIPAGNNQAILATPPRAASANIVTQNVTGQTIPLQIRPSFPLQLQTIQGTQAPVVTTLPINIGGVTLALPVINNVATGGGSVQLVQSGDGSITNGSQLIATTVAGPVGGVDSVGVATSTLGGGDSTGGPSSDGQSSLDAEKDLRGQPGEGDAQGASHANGLQALPDQQQASQVQQFHIVGHPVLQQIQIQQPQQQAQQQQLVQGSIQLQPGQTLQPVQGGVQLQAFQNPAQVLIRAPALTPTGQISWQTVQVQNTGVPQQLTLAPVASNAGGGGAFAQIAPLTLGGAPITLNTAQLTSGTGVQTVNITGLGTTGMQGVQVQGMPLTITGVQGQQQGQEGMKVQPTPLTVTVGNLANATLNAVSPEQMVSAQSPSEQEGQPGKRLRRVACSCPNCRDSEGSDPSKKKQHVCHMEGCGKVYGKTSHLRAHLRWHTGERPFVCNWIFCGKRFTRSDELQRHRRTHTGEKRFECPECSKRFMRSDHLSKHIKTHQKKGGAALAILTTEDMEDEVEEALGSPRIVTVASLSQDSNPATPTTSNNLEEEYE from the exons ATGGGTTTCATCTTTGCAGATCACCAGACAGGAGCCATGGCGACAGACGGGGGCAGATCAGGTGGAGGTGACAGGGGCAGTAAAGGCAAAACTTCAGGACTGCAG GACGCGCAGCCATCACCTCTCGCGCTGCTCGCTGCCACATGCAGTAAAATAGGCGGCGTGGGCGGGGAGGGCCAGGCCGGCACGCAGCAGCAGCTCCTCATCGACCCCAGCCAGGGCCTGGTTCAGCTCCAGAACACCTCCCAGCAGCTGGAGCTGCTCCCCGCGCAGTTCACGGGGAACGGCTGGCAGATCATCGCAGCTCCTCCCATCAACGCCGGCGCTGCCACCAAAGACGGCGTGCAGGTGTCCGGCGCGGCGACGGGCGCCAGCGTGGTCGCCGTTGACAGCACGCCGGGGCGAAAGGTCAAGTCGTCGGCGAACAGCGCGACCGTCGGGCAGTCGCAGCAGCAATTTCAGATCATCCAGGTTCAGAACATGCCAAACTCGACAGGTGGCATCCAGTATCAGGTGATTCCGCACATACAGACTGCCGACGGTCAGCAGATCCAGATAAACCCGGGCAACCCCGCGGCCTTAAGCGTCCAGCCGGAGCAGATTCAGCTCATTCCTGCTGGGAACAACCAAGCCATTCTGGCCACCCCACCGAGGGCGGCCTCCGCCAACATCGTCACACAGAACGTGACGGGCCAGACCATCCCGCTGCAGATCCGCCCGTCCTTTCCGCTCCAGCTGCAGACCATCCAGGGCACCCAGGCCCCCGTGGTGACTACGTTACCCATAAACATCGGCGGCGTGACCCTTGCCCTGCCCGTCATCAACAACGTAGCCACAGGCGGCGGATCCGTGCAGCTGGTGCAGTCGGGCGACGGCAGCATCACCAACGGCAGCCAGCTCATAGCGACCACGGTCGCCGGCCCGGTGGGTGGGGTGGATTCTGTGGGCGTGGCCACCAGCACGTTGGGGGGCGGGGACTCCACGGGCGGGCCGTCCTCCGACGGCCAGTCGTCTTTGGACGCGGAGAAGGACCTGCGCGGGCAGCCGGGCGAGGGAGACGCTCAGGGCGCGTCTCACGCCAACGGCCTGCAGGCGTTGCCCGATCAGCAACAGGCCTCCCAGGTGCAGCAGTTTCACATCGTGGGTCACCCGGTGCTGCAGCAGATCCAGATCCAACAGCCCCAGCAGCAGGCCCAGCAGCAGCAGCTGGTCCAGGGCTCCATCCAGCTCCAGCCGGGCCAGACCCTGCAGCCCGTCCAGGGCGGCGTCCAGCTGCAGGCCTTTCAGAACCCGGCGCAGGTGCTGATCCGGGCGCCTGCACTCACGCCCACCGGACAGATCAGCTGGCAGACGGTACAGGTGCAGAACACCGGCGTGCCCCAGCAGCTCACGCTCGCCCCGGTGGCGTCCAACGCTGGGGGTGGGGGCGCGTTCGCGCAGATCGCCCCTCTCACTCTAGGGGGCGCTCCCATCACACTCAACACGGCCCAGCTCACCTCCGGCACGGGCGTGCAGACCGTAAACATTACCGGCTTGGGCACCACCGGGATGCAGGGTGTCCAGGTTCAAGGGATGCCCCTCACTATCACAGGGGTACAAG GTCAGCAGCAAGGTCAGGAAGGGATGAAGGTGCAGCCAACCCCATTGACCGTCACGGTGGGCAACCTGGCCAACGCCACACTGAACGCAGTGAGCCCGGAGCAGATGGTCTCCGCACAAAGCCCCTCGGAGCAGGAGGGCCAGCCAGGCAAACGTCTCCGTAGGGTGGCCTGCTCCTGTCCTAACTGCAGGGATAGCGAGGGGAG CGACCCGTCGAAGAAGAAGCAGCACGTGTGTCACATGGAGGGCTGCGGGAAGGTGTACGGCAAGACCTCTCACCTGCGGGCTCACCTGCGCTGGCACACGGGCGAGAGGCCTTTCGTCTGCAACTGGATCTTCTGCGGGAAGCGATTCACCAGGAGCGACGAGCTACAGCGGCACCGCCGGAcgcacacag GCGAGAAGAGGTTCGAGTGTCCGGAATGTTCCAAAAGATTCATGAGAAGCGACCACCTGTCGAAGCACATCAAGACACACCAGAAGAAAGGAGGAGCTGCCCTGGCCATCCTCACCACCGAGGACATGGAGGATGAGGTGGAGGAGGCCCTGGGCTCACCAAGGATCGTCACCGTGGCATCGCTCTCCCAGGATTCCAAcccggccacgcccaccacgTCTAACAACCTAGAGGAGGAGTATGAGTAG
- the sp4 gene encoding transcription factor Sp4 isoform X4 — MATDGGRSGGGDRGSKGKTSGLQDAQPSPLALLAATCSKIGGVGGEGQAGTQQQLLIDPSQGLVQLQNTSQQLELLPAQFTGNGWQIIAAPPINAGAATKDGVQVSGAATGASVVAVDSTPGRKVKSSANSATVGQSQQQFQIIQVQNMPNSTGGIQYQVIPHIQTADGQQIQINPGNPAALSVQPEQIQLIPAGNNQAILATPPRAASANIVTQNVTGQTIPLQIRPSFPLQLQTIQGTQAPVVTTLPINIGGVTLALPVINNVATGGGSVQLVQSGDGSITNGSQLIATTVAGPVGGVDSVGVATSTLGGGDSTGGPSSDGQSSLDAEKDLRGQPGEGDAQGASHANGLQALPDQQQASQVQQFHIVGHPVLQQIQIQQPQQQAQQQQLVQGSIQLQPGQTLQPVQGGVQLQAFQNPAQVLIRAPALTPTGQISWQTVQVQNTGVPQQLTLAPVASNAGGGGAFAQIAPLTLGGAPITLNTAQLTSGTGVQTVNITGLGTTGMQGVQVQGMPLTITGVQGQQQGQEGMKVQPTPLTVTVGNLANATLNAVSPEQMVSAQSPSEQEGQPGKRLRRVACSCPNCRDSEGRNNSDPSKKKQHVCHMEGCGKVYGKTSHLRAHLRWHTGERPFVCNWIFCGKRFTRSDELQRHRRTHTGEKRFECPECSKRFMRSDHLSKHIKTHQKKGGAALAILTTEDMEDEVEEALGSPRIVTVASLSQDSNPATPTTSNNLEEEYE, encoded by the exons ATGGCGACAGACGGGGGCAGATCAGGTGGAGGTGACAGGGGCAGTAAAGGCAAAACTTCAGGACTGCAG GACGCGCAGCCATCACCTCTCGCGCTGCTCGCTGCCACATGCAGTAAAATAGGCGGCGTGGGCGGGGAGGGCCAGGCCGGCACGCAGCAGCAGCTCCTCATCGACCCCAGCCAGGGCCTGGTTCAGCTCCAGAACACCTCCCAGCAGCTGGAGCTGCTCCCCGCGCAGTTCACGGGGAACGGCTGGCAGATCATCGCAGCTCCTCCCATCAACGCCGGCGCTGCCACCAAAGACGGCGTGCAGGTGTCCGGCGCGGCGACGGGCGCCAGCGTGGTCGCCGTTGACAGCACGCCGGGGCGAAAGGTCAAGTCGTCGGCGAACAGCGCGACCGTCGGGCAGTCGCAGCAGCAATTTCAGATCATCCAGGTTCAGAACATGCCAAACTCGACAGGTGGCATCCAGTATCAGGTGATTCCGCACATACAGACTGCCGACGGTCAGCAGATCCAGATAAACCCGGGCAACCCCGCGGCCTTAAGCGTCCAGCCGGAGCAGATTCAGCTCATTCCTGCTGGGAACAACCAAGCCATTCTGGCCACCCCACCGAGGGCGGCCTCCGCCAACATCGTCACACAGAACGTGACGGGCCAGACCATCCCGCTGCAGATCCGCCCGTCCTTTCCGCTCCAGCTGCAGACCATCCAGGGCACCCAGGCCCCCGTGGTGACTACGTTACCCATAAACATCGGCGGCGTGACCCTTGCCCTGCCCGTCATCAACAACGTAGCCACAGGCGGCGGATCCGTGCAGCTGGTGCAGTCGGGCGACGGCAGCATCACCAACGGCAGCCAGCTCATAGCGACCACGGTCGCCGGCCCGGTGGGTGGGGTGGATTCTGTGGGCGTGGCCACCAGCACGTTGGGGGGCGGGGACTCCACGGGCGGGCCGTCCTCCGACGGCCAGTCGTCTTTGGACGCGGAGAAGGACCTGCGCGGGCAGCCGGGCGAGGGAGACGCTCAGGGCGCGTCTCACGCCAACGGCCTGCAGGCGTTGCCCGATCAGCAACAGGCCTCCCAGGTGCAGCAGTTTCACATCGTGGGTCACCCGGTGCTGCAGCAGATCCAGATCCAACAGCCCCAGCAGCAGGCCCAGCAGCAGCAGCTGGTCCAGGGCTCCATCCAGCTCCAGCCGGGCCAGACCCTGCAGCCCGTCCAGGGCGGCGTCCAGCTGCAGGCCTTTCAGAACCCGGCGCAGGTGCTGATCCGGGCGCCTGCACTCACGCCCACCGGACAGATCAGCTGGCAGACGGTACAGGTGCAGAACACCGGCGTGCCCCAGCAGCTCACGCTCGCCCCGGTGGCGTCCAACGCTGGGGGTGGGGGCGCGTTCGCGCAGATCGCCCCTCTCACTCTAGGGGGCGCTCCCATCACACTCAACACGGCCCAGCTCACCTCCGGCACGGGCGTGCAGACCGTAAACATTACCGGCTTGGGCACCACCGGGATGCAGGGTGTCCAGGTTCAAGGGATGCCCCTCACTATCACAGGGGTACAAG GTCAGCAGCAAGGTCAGGAAGGGATGAAGGTGCAGCCAACCCCATTGACCGTCACGGTGGGCAACCTGGCCAACGCCACACTGAACGCAGTGAGCCCGGAGCAGATGGTCTCCGCACAAAGCCCCTCGGAGCAGGAGGGCCAGCCAGGCAAACGTCTCCGTAGGGTGGCCTGCTCCTGTCCTAACTGCAGGGATAGCGAGGGGAG GAACAACAGCGACCCGTCGAAGAAGAAGCAGCACGTGTGTCACATGGAGGGCTGCGGGAAGGTGTACGGCAAGACCTCTCACCTGCGGGCTCACCTGCGCTGGCACACGGGCGAGAGGCCTTTCGTCTGCAACTGGATCTTCTGCGGGAAGCGATTCACCAGGAGCGACGAGCTACAGCGGCACCGCCGGAcgcacacag GCGAGAAGAGGTTCGAGTGTCCGGAATGTTCCAAAAGATTCATGAGAAGCGACCACCTGTCGAAGCACATCAAGACACACCAGAAGAAAGGAGGAGCTGCCCTGGCCATCCTCACCACCGAGGACATGGAGGATGAGGTGGAGGAGGCCCTGGGCTCACCAAGGATCGTCACCGTGGCATCGCTCTCCCAGGATTCCAAcccggccacgcccaccacgTCTAACAACCTAGAGGAGGAGTATGAGTAG